The Flavobacterium jumunjinense genome includes a region encoding these proteins:
- the pdxA gene encoding 4-hydroxythreonine-4-phosphate dehydrogenase PdxA translates to MVKKAENIIVGISIGDLNGIGPEVVLKTFEDNRMLELCTPVIFANIKIVSFLKKNLSLDASLHGIDDLSQIVVGKINVLNVWKEGVNIDYGKNDEVVGKYAIKSFQSATKALKEGLVDVLVTAPINKYNIQSEDFKFPGHTDYLGQELEGDALMLMIHDKLRVGLLTDHIPVNEVSNALTEELLFKKVETVIDALEKDFGVVKPKVALLGLNPHSGDNGVIGDEEEKIIKPAVKKMFDSGKMVFGPYSSDSFFGSTQYEKYDAILAMYHDQGLIPFKTLSFGKGVNYTAGLSKIRTSPDHGTAYEIAGKGEASYESFREAVYSAMDIFKKRNEFLELIKKPLKVR, encoded by the coding sequence ATGGTTAAAAAAGCAGAAAATATAATTGTAGGTATATCTATTGGTGATTTAAATGGGATTGGTCCAGAAGTTGTACTGAAGACATTTGAAGATAATAGAATGTTGGAATTGTGTACGCCTGTAATTTTTGCAAATATCAAGATTGTGTCTTTTTTAAAGAAAAATCTGAGTTTAGATGCTAGTTTGCATGGAATTGATGATTTGAGTCAAATTGTTGTCGGAAAGATTAATGTACTGAATGTTTGGAAGGAAGGTGTGAATATTGATTATGGAAAAAACGATGAAGTTGTGGGTAAGTATGCAATTAAATCTTTTCAATCAGCAACAAAAGCGTTAAAGGAGGGTTTGGTTGATGTTTTGGTAACGGCTCCTATAAATAAATACAATATACAATCTGAAGATTTTAAATTCCCTGGGCATACAGATTATTTAGGTCAGGAGCTAGAAGGTGATGCATTAATGTTGATGATTCATGATAAGCTTAGAGTTGGTTTATTAACGGATCATATTCCTGTTAATGAAGTGTCTAATGCTTTGACGGAAGAGCTTTTGTTTAAAAAAGTAGAAACTGTAATTGATGCTTTAGAAAAGGACTTCGGAGTAGTTAAGCCTAAGGTTGCTTTGTTGGGGCTTAATCCTCACAGTGGTGATAACGGTGTTATAGGTGATGAAGAGGAGAAAATTATTAAGCCAGCTGTTAAAAAAATGTTTGATTCTGGAAAAATGGTTTTCGGGCCCTATTCATCGGATAGTTTTTTTGGGTCTACTCAATATGAAAAATATGATGCTATTTTAGCAATGTACCATGATCAAGGTTTGATACCTTTTAAAACGTTATCTTTTGGTAAGGGGGTAAATTATACTGCGGGTTTAAGTAAAATTAGAACATCTCCAGATCATGGGACTGCCTATGAGATAGCGGGTAAAGGAGAGGCTAGTTATGAGTCATTCAGGGAAGCGGTATATTCTGCTATGGATATTTTTAAGAAAAGAAATGAGTTTTTAGAGTTAATAAAAAAGCCTCTGAAAGTCAGGTAA